The genomic stretch GTGCTTGTTCCTTCTGGCCAAGAAAAATGTGTTTATCTTGAAAACCGAATGCAAACTCATCTCGATTAGTTGAAGATTTTGATCAAGACACAACTTGGGGTGATGAAAATGGTTTCTTGcctactgtaaataatattactgaTGTGTCTTTTGATTTGGAACAGATAATATCCGAAGGAATTGTGGAAGAAAGGAAATTTagacaaacaaacagaaaatacCATCCAAGAGATACCCGATGAAAAGACATGTACAAACTGAAAATGCAACTACACTAGAGGCTGAAgtacacacaaaaaatactaCTATATACAAGAGATACTCGATGAAAACTATGTACAGACAGATAACACTCCTTCACAAGAGATTGCCGATGACAACTATGAACCAACAGATTTGGAGGAAGTCGATTCAAATGCAGAAAAAGAACATGAAATGAGAGGcaataaaaacaatcaaagaaAACGCAAACGGaataaaaaaacctatgaaaCAATTATGGGAGTCAGAACAAAATAAAGCAAAGAGAATGAAGGGGGAGGAATATTTTGGAAGGAGGAATAATGAttccaataaaaatgtgtttgacGTTAGAAGGCCCAAAAGAAAACTGAAACAACGTTGTCAATGCGAAGCTAAACCTAACTCCCAATTTAAGTGCTACAAATTTTCAGAAGAAATcagagaaaaactatttaaacatttttggcaATTGGATTGGAAAGAGAGGACAATATTGGTGAAACAATTAGTTGACAGAAGATCTGTTTCTAATAGAAGAGTTAACTCCGTAGAATTCCGTCGTAAAGGGTCTCTATATTATCATTTGAATTTGGATGACAATGAAGAGAGAGTAAGAGTTTGCAAAAAGATGTTTTTAGTAACGTTGTCATATTGTACAGCGACGGGTGTACTTACCAAAATAGGAATTGTGTACTATTGAATGCACTTCTTTTTACTAGTAGTGTAACTGGACTGATAATAACTCAAAAATTCCTTGAAAAGGGTCACACCCAAATGGAGTGTGACTCTATGCACAGTGTGATAGAAAGAAAGCTGCGCAATAGAGAAAATTTTATTCACCTGCTGGGTATGTAGAGGTGTGTAAAAACCGCTAGACTTAATCCAAGGCCTTACAAAGTTAACTATTTGGATCAcacatttttcagaaaatacaacACTTTGCAGTTTGTGTCTTCAATACGTCCAGGTAAAAAAAAGGGGGATCCTCTTGTAACTAACTTGAGGGTCATAGAATACAAGCGTGAAGGAACAATTAAAGTCAAGCTGAACTTTTCGGATAAGTTTTTTAGATCTTCCTCAACGGATCAAAAAGCCCCCATATgaagtttctttaaaaacattacataagaAGCAAATCCCCATCAAATCAAGATTGTACAAGGACTTACAGTCATTGAAAAAACGTGCTACCAAGAGATGTGCACAGCTTCTACGACAACCTTCCTCACTACAAAAATGAATCTAAAAGCATCTGTGGCGAGGAGGACAACTGCTCATGTATCGTAATACCTTAACacttacaagtaatttatttttcagtatgcTCAagtcatttaaatacatttttctttaaaaacagagttagttttatattctttcagGTACTCTGTCCTTTAATTTCTAGTTTCTTATGTAGGAgcgtaaatttgttttttgaaattttttttatctccaTACGTAAACAATTTGTTTGTTGATAAGTCTTTGAATAAACgtggattttatatttattgtgtacaattttcttaatattattttcccatagactattaatagaattaatatgAAACCCACTTATACAGACTAGTATGAAAACCACATAAGTAATAAAACCTCGTACATCAAAGCTGTTATTTAAAATGCAAACCTTgtatgtcattttttaaatattaaacaaaaatgatagggtgaaataaagttagtttattctatttaaaacaaatttattattattttcaaaataaaacagtttttttaaaacgtcctataataacaataaaaaacagtttttattgcctcctgtaaaatttcataatttttgatTTACAAGGTTTTTACATTTAAGGTGacgatataataattatatataatctgtaacatttaagttatttaaaaatgtttacatatttaaaattgccAAACTGAAAGAACCAAAAACAAACAGAATACGCTGCTCTAATCTGTACTTTAGAAGGAAGTATAAATAAGTTAATGGAATTGCTACAACTAAGGGTCTACTGAATGGAGGCCATAGCTTATTGTGAAAAATACAATGGCCAGGACTAGACAGTAGGCTGTGGAGGATTAAAGCCCTTTTCTGTGGTCACAACTCACCCCTCACTACATAACCTCCAtgcactaatttttttttttttttttttttcctttgggatattggggtggattcatagatcctcacacgtcaacctgagcttattgtgtgcccctttgatgttagaggggtaagcctatcttcgtgcccttaattaggctaagaagcttttccccgatactagcatctggttcgtcgcctggttgtttatcaccgaaaagagcccttctccttgctcccagtctctcacagtccagtattatgtgttttgcagtctcttcagacttattgcagagtctacactccgagtcctcatttcgtaaacctagagtgtttaggtgtttcctgaagtggccgtgtccagtgatcaaggcaatcacttgcttaacccgatccctgcccagccccatcagccatctggtgaatccggagctagaatcggcaagcagtcttttgccgagtgcttgtccttggtgactctgccaccgcaagcggtgtgtcttcctggaccatttgtttatactttggtaagcggctgacttgcttataccacaactcggttctggaccggtgtatggcatgcttgctccgcttttggcaagcctgtcggcgcattcgttgccacctatgcctgtgtggcccggtacccaaccaagacgcacacagttgcgtgatccaagcttgcagagagtgttaaagcactcccacacaagcctggatgaaatgctgttggagtcaagagctttaagagctgcctgactgtctgacattatacagatgttcattccctggtaccttctggtgaggcctaggttggcacaggctaggataccatagatttcggcttgaaatatggagcagttccgacccaaactgccgctaagggcagttctaggggattgactaaacactccatatccagttctacccttaataagcgagccatccgtgtaccaggcaaagctctttcttattgttgggatgttatcttgcgatttccactcatctctggagtagaagtcaacagagaatggcttattgaatacgaactccgttctcattgtgtcggagaccatttcgagaatagcgcttgggtttacagcttcagtgatggcgccatggctcgcgttagacgcgccattcctccacaagccagcaaccatcagccgataagctgacttacgcgcttcagcttttatatggacatcaagaggtagaagtcctaaagccacctcgagggtcgctgagggactgctcctgaatgctccggttacaaagattgtgccaagcctttgtaagctttcaagcttggctttggcagttacctgattcacctttgtccaccagactaatgaaccataagtgatttgaggccttacaactgctttgtaaagccatagtgctatatggggttttacgccccatgagattcctgcaagtctcctggacgtcataagcgcccactttgctttgtgcaggatattactaagatgatcattccacgtaagcttatggtctagagtcagtcctaaatatttgactgtctttgaccactccagctgagtggatgcgagtttcagcctagaaagagactctaggttcttttttctagtgaatggtacaactactgtcttagagggatttactttcagtccctctccctgacaccagttgtgtacatgttgaaggttggtattcatgatatcaacaacaacatttgtatattttccctgtaccataaggactatgtcgtctgcatatccttggacatagattccgttgttagtaaggtcctcaagtagaccatctactactagattccacagtagaggtgacaggatgcctccttgaggacatccccttgtgggtgcgatcacaagcgatacttcattgagatcggccctgatccgtctggagcacagcatggccctaagccaccggcacagagctggctcgaggccacgtcgctgtgctccacttaccattgcagtgaatttggcattgtcgaaagctccttcaatgtctatgaaggtgcacaatgccaattccttggcggacaggctatcctcaatcctactgactagttggtgcagtgctgattcacaggatttgccttgctggtatgcatgttggttgcgatgaaggggagtgtctgagagaactccctttctcaggtgcctctccaccagtctttttaatgttttcagtagaaacgaagataaactgatgggacgaaaagatttagggacagagtagtccgctctcccttttttagggatgaagaccaccctgttgagacgccagacttgtggtatgtacccacaagctaggctcgccctgaatagttcacatagaagggtaaggagattgcACTTTTTTTGCAGCTAGAGATGCCTCATAGATAGTTTAGAATGGGAGATCTGGGTGTGGAGAGTTAAATCATTTTCATATTGCCACAAAGCATCCATCCTTCATTACATAACTTACATGGACTAGACCTTTGCAACCACAGATGGTGAGATGCTTTAACAACAGGCTAAGACTGTAGACTGCTGTGGAGGGTTAGAGCACATGTCTGTTCCCACAAATCATCACTCACTACAAGACTTACATGGACTTTATCTTTGCAACCACAGATGGCGAGATGCTTTAACAACAGGCTAAGACTGAAGAATGCTGTGGAGGGTTAGAGGACATGTCTGTTCCCACAAACCATCACTCACTACAGTGAACTTTATCTTTGCAACCACATATGGCGAGGTGCTTTAACAACAGGCTAAGACTGGAGACTTCTGTGAAGGCTTAGAGGACATGTCTGTTCCCACAAACCATCACTCACTACAAGACTTACATGGACTTTATCTTTGCAACCACATATGGCGAGGTGCTTTAACAACAGGCTAAGACTGGAGACTTCTGTGAAGGCTTAGAGGACATGTCTGTTCCCACAAACCATCACTCACTACAAGACTTACATGGACTAGTTATCACCCTTATAAAATTAGTGTTTTGTGACATTAGTCTTCAATGGGGTTGTTAATTCTAACATCATCACGGCACACTCATATGTgctataatatacagtattattattaattgttaatggatAACACTACTGTATACATCTTTTAATAGTTCCAAATCTGTTTCTTTATGGCATATGATTTTAAgttgtgattaaaataaaaaatatgatgtgTGTTTTTATTTGGCAATAGGCTTTTAGCAAAGGAATCATGAATAAACATTGTGAATCACAAAACTAACCAACAAAGTTAGTGATTATTCTTGCTGCCTCATGTATGTCCACATGGAGGTACTCTGCAAGCTTTTGTGGTCCTGCCCCATACATAACAGAGTAGACTATTCTTTTTATCTTCTCCCTTTCCTCTCCTCCGTCCCCTCCCAGCCATTGTCCAGCTAGTTGAGTGAAGATGTCTCTACCTTCTCTGAACATCTAACAAACATGACCTTGGTATGAAACATTTTTAGATCATCAATGctaaaaatattcaagtattatACACATGCACCCTATCATTCTCTCTCTCTTATCCGGTAGTACCTAATACTTGAGATAACACTACCGTAAAACAATGCAAACACCCAACAATAAtcaaaactaatagtatattgTCTAAAAACCAGTCAGTAAAAACCATGTGTCTTTATGATTACAAAGTAGCGATACAGCAATAAATAAAGCTTAATTAACCACTTTCATCATCTTCTGTCAGATAATATGTATAATGGTaggataaagtaataaaacatgattaatTACTTTGATAAAATTCAGTCAGATAATATGTATAATGGCTGGATAAGGCAATAACTAGAGCATTATTAATCAATTTGACCAAAATCGCTAGCTATTTTTATAACAACtggatattatatataatagctactttaacatatatttacatacacaaaacaaattttgtatataatactacaatcaattaatttaaatctcaaaaatGTTCTCTTATAGAGCCACAGTGAAGTTGTTAatgctatttaataaattaacataaaacttatttgaaaCTCGCTTTTAAACCTACAATGTACAACATATTATAAAGATAGAGCATCACCAAAGATTTTCATGGGCTGTCAGTAATGGCAATTTGGAAACACTTTTGGTGATATCTAGTGCAccgaataaaaaatatgtaaggaTCCATATCCCATATATACATGTTAGTATCTGATGAATATCTTTAAtggaaaatcataaataatttgaaaccttttaaaaccatgtaaaattaaataaaattgattttaaattctaTGTAAAACACTTTTACAGTTTGAATTAGCAAAGcataaagtaacaatattataaactaaactatttaagATGGGAAGTTTAGTTACCTGTATTATGTTCTCATCTTGAGTGAAGTGGGCAAAGACTCGGAACTCAATCTGCTGAAAGTCTGCAGCAAGGAAGGAGAATCCTTCTCGAGATTTAAATATTGCCCTCAGATAAATTTTCTCTAGGTCCTGAAGCACAACTGGAACCTTTGGGATAGCCTGGAGGTTAGGATTCTTTGAAGTGATCCTTCCTGTGGCAGCTCCAGTCTGCTCCCAAGTACTTCCTATGGTCCCATCTTTCCTAACAAACTGCTGCAGTCCATCTACATATGTTGATTTCACCTTTTGGAGGTGTCGTTGTTCCAACACAATTTTTGGAAGCGGATGAAATCTCTTAAGTTGGCACAAAACCACTTCAGAAGTAGACTTGGCTCCTTGTTCAGTTTGCTTCACCACAATGTTGAACTTTGCGTCAAGTTTCAACTCATCAAACAGAACGTTCCTCAACTGCTGGTGGGAGTTGAGTTGAAAAGGATGTCCAACGAGTTCATACGCTTCCTTCTGAAGTTTTCTCAATCTTTTATCTATAACTCTTGATGTTTCATGCAGTTTTTTGATATCAACGAAGATTGATGAACATTCCATAATGGCCAATAATGGTGTCAGCTTCATCTCCAAATCTGTGAACACCGTCCAGAGTGATGTGGCTGAAAGTCTTTTTTCCATGATATCCATTGTGATGTCTAACACTGGAAGAAGATCACAAGCTTGTGTTTTAATATCAGCCTTATAACTGACAACCAACAGCTCATTGTcaagttcaagcttattaaggaCTTCAGCGAAATTTGTCACTGGATTGTCAGGGTCTAGAAGCCAACAACCTACCAAAGGATCAAAGGCCATCCATCCGGTGGTGTCTTGAATGTGGAACACGTCTATCAGCAGCATGTAAACTGCCTGAACCtcaaaacaaacaacttttacAGGTGTAGTGAGGAATTTCTGTATGACAGGAAGCAGAGCAGATGTGACATTCACAAGGTTCAAGTAGTAGTAATTGGTATTGCCTTGGAACCAAAAGGCTTGAAACATTACTCCAGATGGTAAGCAGCCAGAGTTTCTTAATGACTCTAGTGGTTTGTTTAACAGTGTATAGCCCTCtctataaacaacaataaatattattaatgaagtggttttataaataataattttgtacaacttATTCCACtttgttttaatactaaattaagcAACATTTAAAACTGACACATGTTAATTAAAAGttgtacattgtttttaaatgataCTTACTTAAATGTAACTGTTATTAGCATTTTAATCAACTTGTCGGATTCAAATTTTTGCAGAATTTCCTTTGCACTAATTTCATCTAAAATGGTTATCGTGTagtttttcacttttatttcctgcAAAAGTgggtaataattaatttaaaacaaacttctgtttttcaaattttaaaatgttacatagccattagttaaagtaattttattaatataaatgtttattttcttcatatCAAACAAatttgcacttagtcctgtactATTGTGTCTTACTACAATGTAGAAGGCATGCCTAAAATATCCTGCAATGGAGCTTGTGTAGTGGTATGAACTAAGTGAGCAGCTCATAACTCTTTCTTACTGTTTACAGTTGAGAGTAATCAGTGGAGTCACTTGGGAGTGTTGTGCAGGCTGCAAATAATTTAGCaaaaggagtttttttttctCCTCTTTGATTTTGTCAAGATGAATTCAAGAGATTCTTTACCTGTGCTATATTATCAAAATTCTCTCAGTTTATGTAAATTTCCAAGCATTTGGAGCAAGGCCAGGTGAA from Homalodisca vitripennis isolate AUS2020 chromosome 2, UT_GWSS_2.1, whole genome shotgun sequence encodes the following:
- the LOC124355761 gene encoding LOW QUALITY PROTEIN: DNA polymerase nu-like (The sequence of the model RefSeq protein was modified relative to this genomic sequence to represent the inferred CDS: inserted 1 base in 1 codon; deleted 1 base in 1 codon), with translation MFQAFWFQGNTNYYYLNLVNVTSALLPVIQKFLTTPVKVVCFEVQAVYMLLIDVFHIQDTTGWMAFDPLVGCWLLDPDNPVTNFAEVLNKLELDNELLVVSYKADIKTQACDLLPVLDITMDIMEKRLSATSLWTVFTDLEMKLTPLLAIMECSSIFVDIKKLHETSRVIDKRLRKLQKEAYELVGHPFQLNSHQQLRNVLFDELKLDAKFNIVVKQTEQGAKSTSEVVLCQLKRFHPLPKIVLEQRHLQKVKSTYVDGLQQFVRKDGTIGSTWEQTGAATGRITSKNPNLQAIPKVPVVLQDLEKIYLRAIFKSREGFSFLAADFQQIEFRVFAHFTQDENIIQMFREGRDIFTQLAGQWLGGDGGEEREKIKRIVYSVMYGAGPQKLAEYLHVDIHEAARIITNFVDSFPCLRTLPHIVIAQCRRQGLLGTISGRRRLFPNIXSTNIHLRTYAERQAINFLIQGSAADICKAAMLDSHTALSARGLQAKLLLQIHDELVWEVADHHLRETADIVRRAMEDQWNQRLSLRVPVPVSIASGKTLADLELLDH